A single window of Anomaloglossus baeobatrachus isolate aAnoBae1 chromosome 5, aAnoBae1.hap1, whole genome shotgun sequence DNA harbors:
- the TEN1 gene encoding CST complex subunit TEN1, with protein sequence MLPAPALYRYLWEISSGDVAAGSTVRTFGRLSSYDSARSEAVLTAQHSAAQHKLQLNTLFVEPFSAQLGSFYLALGELDTVDEVHPVLCTRLLTCIEGVDLSLLQNAVEEQRRYFQEREAAKINT encoded by the exons ATGCTCCCAGCTCCAGCACTGTATCGTTACTTGTGGGAGATCAGCTCAGGAGACGTGGCAGCTGGATCCACCGTGAGGACGTTCGGAAG ACTTAGCAGCTATGACTCCGCTCGGTCAGAGGCAGTGCTCACAGCTCAGCACTCTGCAGCTCAGCACAAACTTCAGTTGAACACTCTATTTGTGGAGCCTTTTTCTGCTCAACTTGGATCATTCTACCTAGCCCTGGGAGAGCTGGACACCGTGGATG AGGTGCATCCTGTTCTTTGTACTCGCCTGCTGACCTGCATTGAGGGTGTAGACCTTTCCCTTTTACAGAATGCAGTAGAAGAACAGAGAAGATACTTTCAAGAGAGAGAAGCAGCCAAAATAAACACTTAA